In a genomic window of Microterricola viridarii:
- a CDS encoding undecaprenyl-diphosphate phosphatase, translating to MDFINAIILGLVQGLTEFLPISSSAHLSIVGSFLGTGEDPGARFTAITQIGTELAVVIFFWRDIVRIISRWAQSLVGKLPRNDPDARMGWLIIIGSLPIAVLGLVFKDQIETTLRNLWITATMLIVFGILLGVADYVGAKRRKLDQLTYPHGVAFGFAQALALIPGVSRSGGTITMGLFLGYERAAAARYAFLLAIPAVFGSGLYQVYNSITDPCVAGASGCLPEVFGPLETLVATVIAFGVGLVVIAFFMSYISKRSFLPFVIYRIALGFALFGLLATGVIAA from the coding sequence ATGGATTTCATCAACGCCATCATCCTGGGCCTGGTCCAGGGACTCACCGAGTTCCTGCCGATCTCCTCGAGCGCCCACCTCAGCATCGTGGGGTCGTTCCTCGGCACCGGTGAGGACCCCGGCGCCCGGTTCACCGCGATCACCCAGATCGGCACCGAGCTCGCCGTCGTCATCTTCTTCTGGCGCGACATCGTGCGCATCATCAGCCGCTGGGCGCAGTCCCTGGTCGGCAAGCTGCCGCGCAACGACCCGGATGCCCGCATGGGCTGGCTGATCATCATCGGCTCGCTGCCGATCGCGGTCCTCGGGCTCGTCTTCAAGGACCAGATCGAGACGACGCTGCGCAATCTCTGGATCACCGCGACCATGCTGATCGTCTTCGGCATCCTGCTCGGCGTGGCCGACTACGTTGGCGCCAAGCGGCGCAAGCTCGACCAGCTGACCTACCCGCACGGCGTCGCGTTCGGCTTCGCGCAGGCCCTGGCCCTCATCCCCGGCGTCTCGCGCTCCGGCGGAACGATCACCATGGGCCTGTTCCTCGGCTACGAGCGCGCCGCGGCCGCCCGCTACGCCTTCCTGCTGGCCATCCCCGCCGTCTTCGGCAGCGGTCTCTACCAGGTGTACAACTCGATCACCGACCCCTGCGTCGCCGGGGCGAGCGGATGCCTGCCCGAGGTGTTCGGGCCGCTCGAGACGCTCGTGGCCACGGTCATCGCCTTCGGTGTCGGCCTCGTCGTGATCGCGTTCTTCATGAGCTACATCTCCAAGCGCAGCTTCCTGCCGTTCGTGATCTACCGGATCGCGCTCGGCTTCGCTCTGTTCGGCCTGCTGGCCACGGGAGTCATCGCCGCGTAG
- a CDS encoding amidase yields MTTPHAYLSATAVLARFRDGSLTPTAYAAELIAHINATEGTINATTGERLGIDEALAEAERRYADGTARPLEGLPVVLKEEQPIQGLPETNGSPLFKDNIAEVTHPIITRIVEAGGIPLIRATTPEFCIAGYTRGKLWGITRNPWNPEFAVGGSSGGTGASLAAGYAPLGTGSDIGGSTRIPASFNGVVGYKPPYGRNPALAPSNLDRYCTDGPMARTVADVALLQNVISGQHPDDPVSLPSAPTIVPNADLTGKRIALALTLGDYGVQDDVRDAVAASRAWLEAAGATVTQITVPIDHEFVMQTAWTHFGTIFVPWIAEITEMGVMDQLEPYTRQAMELATKYINQYGVLGGIEREVQVHETIATVFAEYDALVCPVAGIPAFRADDYYLDGITVNGVENECHITAAMTTPFNIANRNPVLAVPVGRSADDVPIGVQVVGAPYAEQIVFDVGAAIEAGRGDWYQEDAHRPAYGLRTA; encoded by the coding sequence ATGACGACGCCCCATGCCTACCTCTCCGCGACGGCGGTGCTCGCCCGCTTCCGGGACGGCAGTCTGACGCCCACCGCCTACGCCGCCGAGCTGATCGCGCACATCAACGCCACAGAGGGCACGATCAACGCGACGACGGGGGAGCGCCTCGGCATCGACGAGGCCCTCGCCGAGGCCGAGCGCCGCTACGCTGACGGCACCGCACGCCCGCTCGAGGGCCTGCCCGTCGTGCTCAAGGAGGAGCAGCCCATCCAGGGCCTGCCGGAGACCAACGGCAGCCCGCTGTTCAAGGACAACATCGCCGAGGTCACGCACCCGATCATCACGCGCATCGTCGAGGCCGGCGGCATCCCGCTCATCCGCGCGACGACGCCCGAGTTCTGCATCGCCGGATACACCCGCGGCAAGCTCTGGGGCATCACCCGCAACCCGTGGAACCCGGAGTTCGCCGTCGGCGGCTCCTCAGGCGGAACGGGCGCCTCGCTCGCGGCGGGCTACGCCCCCCTCGGCACGGGCTCCGACATCGGCGGGTCGACCCGCATCCCGGCATCCTTCAACGGCGTCGTCGGCTACAAGCCGCCCTACGGCCGCAACCCCGCGCTCGCCCCGTCGAACCTGGACAGGTACTGCACCGACGGCCCCATGGCCCGCACCGTCGCCGACGTCGCCCTGCTGCAGAACGTCATCTCCGGCCAGCACCCGGACGACCCGGTGAGCCTGCCGTCTGCCCCCACGATCGTGCCCAACGCCGACCTCACCGGCAAGCGCATCGCCCTCGCGCTCACCCTCGGCGACTACGGGGTCCAAGACGACGTGCGGGATGCCGTCGCGGCCAGCCGCGCCTGGCTGGAGGCCGCCGGAGCGACCGTGACCCAGATCACCGTGCCGATCGACCACGAGTTCGTCATGCAGACGGCGTGGACCCACTTCGGCACCATCTTCGTGCCCTGGATCGCCGAGATCACCGAGATGGGCGTCATGGACCAGCTCGAGCCGTACACCCGGCAGGCGATGGAGCTCGCCACCAAGTACATCAACCAGTACGGAGTGCTTGGCGGCATCGAGCGCGAGGTGCAGGTGCACGAGACGATTGCCACGGTGTTCGCCGAGTACGACGCGCTCGTCTGCCCCGTCGCCGGGATTCCCGCGTTCCGCGCCGACGACTACTACCTCGACGGCATCACGGTCAACGGCGTCGAGAACGAGTGCCACATCACGGCGGCCATGACCACCCCGTTCAACATCGCGAACCGCAACCCGGTGCTCGCGGTGCCGGTCGGCCGCTCTGCGGATGACGTGCCGATCGGCGTGCAGGTGGTCGGCGCCCCCTACGCTGAGCAGATCGTGTTCGACGTCGGCGCGGCCATCGAGGCCGGCCGCGGCGACTGGTACCAGGAGGACGCGCACCGCCCGGCATACGGGCTGCGCACGGCGTAG